In a genomic window of Helianthus annuus cultivar XRQ/B chromosome 10, HanXRQr2.0-SUNRISE, whole genome shotgun sequence:
- the LOC110887041 gene encoding uncharacterized protein LOC110887041, which produces MACKPPIYNGEVDPIICQRWLSDMDGVFERTHCDPDDYVAYGTGQLRGQAKDWWDNKKKEIGSEAAKAMTWDEFKTPFFKHHSPKAVINKIKEEFMQLRHKGESIDKITGIFMDKMKEFMTPSKYETLTEIINVAREREIELKKQIERGERRAQIVNPSPTKKARTTESSKKQEGKGGSSNCKICGKGH; this is translated from the exons atggcgtgtaaaccgcccatttacaatggggaggttgacccgatCATATGTCAGCGATGGTTAAGCGATATGGATGGGGTGTTCGAAAGGACTCATTGTGATCCGGATGACTACGTAGCCTATGGCACGGGTCAGTTAAGGGGCCAAGctaaagactggtgggataacaagaaaaaggaaattgGAAGCGAAGCGGCTAAGGCTATGACATGGGAtgagtttaagacgccgttttTTAAACATCACAGTCCCAAGGCAGTCATTAACAAGATTAAGGAAGAATTCATGCAGCTTCGACACAAGGGTGAATCTATTGACAAAATCACGGGAATAttcatggataagatgaa ggagtttatgactccttcaaaGTATGAGACTCTCACCGAAATTATAAATGTTGCTCGGGAACGGGAGATAGAGTTGAAGAAACAGATTGAAAGAGGTGAAAGAAGGGCTCAGATAGTCAATCCAAGCCCAACGAAAAAGGCGCGTACAACAGAATCCTCAAAGAAACAAGAAGGTAAAGGCGGGTCATCAAACTGCAAGATATGCGGGAAGGGGCACTAA